A stretch of Thermodesulfovibrionales bacterium DNA encodes these proteins:
- a CDS encoding protein translocase subunit SecF, whose protein sequence is MIELIKNVNIDFMGKRYLAFILSGALIILGIIGLVEISRGKANLGIDFAGGVAVEIKFKEKFFLSEIREALHKAGLRDVELQDIPEQKKLIVKIKRKEEEIQKLTGAIIQALRTYMPERDFTIESTTEIGPKVGKRLRDDALWAIAMATVGLLLYITLRFKFRFS, encoded by the coding sequence ATGATTGAACTCATAAAGAATGTGAATATAGATTTCATGGGCAAGAGGTATCTTGCCTTTATCCTTTCAGGAGCACTTATTATACTCGGTATCATAGGACTGGTTGAGATATCAAGAGGCAAGGCAAATCTTGGAATAGACTTTGCTGGTGGAGTAGCTGTGGAGATAAAATTTAAAGAGAAATTCTTCCTTTCAGAGATAAGGGAAGCCCTTCATAAGGCAGGACTGAGGGATGTGGAACTCCAGGATATTCCTGAGCAGAAAAAATTAATTGTAAAGATAAAGAGAAAAGAAGAAGAGATACAGAAACTCACAGGAGCAATTATTCAGGCATTAAGGACATACATGCCTGAGAGGGATTTCACCATTGAATCTACAACAGAGATAGGACCCAAGGTTGGAAAACGTCTTAGGGATGATGCCCTCTGGGCAATAGCCATGGCTACTGTGGGTCTTCTTCTGTACATAACACTGAGATTTAAATTCAGGTTCAGC
- the secD gene encoding protein translocase subunit SecD, which yields MKKAVRWRLGLIGFTVVLSVIFFLPNTPLWKYMPQWWKDNMPQRGIVLGLDLQGGTHLVFEVDSKRFTEVMTDRLSQSLKGIFEKKNIKAEVFPRGNYVEIISQTDVGALIKENYPEMEITRTPTGFTARYSEGEMVRILENAREQALETIRNRIDQFGVAEPTIQKQGKDEVVVQLPGIKDPQRAIELIGKTAQLEFKLLDEETQLWNELPAVIKPSEEEDFLKQFLPRIPEGDEILFQRIVDRQTGEVYKKPYILKKEVLLTGSLLTDARVQIDSRFNEPYVSLTFNSLGARIFEDVTAKNVKKRLAIVLDGNVYSAPVIQERISGGNAQITGNFTMEEAKDLAIVLRAGALPAPLKLLENVTVGPSLGRDSIEAGKTAAIGAFIMVVIFMVFYYRLSGLIADIALILNLVLLIGAMAMLNATLTMPGIAGIILAIGMAVDSNVLMFERIREELRHGKTPRAAIDSGYKKAFWTIFDSHVTTLITAAVLFQFGTGPIKGFAVTLSLGVAINLFTALIGTKTVFDMIISRKTELRRLSI from the coding sequence ATGAAGAAGGCAGTTAGGTGGAGATTGGGCTTAATAGGCTTCACAGTTGTACTTTCTGTTATCTTCTTTTTACCAAATACACCTTTATGGAAGTACATGCCTCAGTGGTGGAAGGATAACATGCCTCAGAGAGGCATTGTCCTCGGTCTTGACCTACAGGGTGGAACCCATCTCGTCTTTGAGGTTGACAGTAAAAGGTTTACAGAGGTTATGACTGACAGGCTCAGCCAGTCACTGAAGGGAATTTTTGAGAAAAAGAATATAAAGGCTGAGGTTTTTCCCAGAGGTAATTATGTGGAGATAATTTCTCAGACCGATGTCGGGGCACTCATAAAGGAGAATTATCCTGAAATGGAGATAACAAGGACACCTACTGGTTTTACTGCAAGGTATTCAGAAGGAGAGATGGTAAGGATTCTCGAGAATGCCAGGGAGCAGGCCCTTGAGACAATCCGTAACAGGATAGACCAGTTTGGTGTAGCAGAACCAACAATACAGAAGCAGGGTAAGGATGAGGTGGTTGTTCAGCTTCCTGGAATAAAGGATCCCCAGAGGGCAATAGAGCTCATAGGAAAGACAGCCCAGCTTGAATTCAAACTACTTGATGAGGAAACTCAGCTCTGGAATGAATTGCCAGCGGTAATAAAACCATCCGAAGAAGAGGATTTTTTAAAACAATTTCTTCCCAGAATTCCTGAGGGTGATGAGATATTATTCCAGAGGATAGTTGATAGGCAGACTGGCGAGGTATATAAAAAACCCTATATATTGAAAAAGGAGGTTCTTCTTACAGGTTCACTCCTTACAGATGCAAGGGTTCAGATTGATTCCAGGTTCAATGAGCCTTATGTATCACTTACATTCAATTCCCTGGGTGCAAGGATATTTGAGGATGTGACTGCAAAGAATGTAAAGAAGAGGCTCGCCATAGTCCTTGACGGAAATGTTTATTCAGCACCTGTAATACAGGAAAGGATTTCAGGAGGAAATGCACAGATAACAGGAAACTTTACAATGGAAGAAGCAAAGGATCTGGCAATAGTTCTCAGGGCAGGTGCCCTTCCCGCACCTCTAAAACTTCTTGAGAATGTTACTGTTGGACCTTCACTTGGTAGGGACTCCATAGAGGCTGGAAAGACAGCTGCAATCGGAGCTTTTATAATGGTTGTTATCTTCATGGTCTTTTATTACAGGCTATCAGGTCTCATTGCGGACATTGCCCTTATACTAAATCTTGTTCTTCTCATAGGTGCTATGGCAATGCTGAATGCAACACTTACGATGCCCGGTATCGCTGGAATTATACTTGCTATAGGAATGGCGGTTGACTCAAATGTCCTCATGTTTGAAAGAATCCGCGAGGAGCTCAGGCATGGTAAGACCCCCCGTGCGGCAATTGATTCAGGGTATAAAAAGGCCTTCTGGACCATATTTGACTCCCATGTCACGACCCTTATAACTGCAGCTGTGCTCTTTCAATTCGGTACAGGTCCAATAAAAGGCTTTGCTGTTACTTTAAGCCTGGGAGTGGCAATAAATCTCTTTACAGCCCTTATAGGTACCAAGACTGTTTTTGATATGATAATCTCAAGAAAGACAGAACTGAGGAGGCTCAGTATATGA
- a CDS encoding HD domain-containing protein → MRILTSEFIEKLKQSERARQYITNADKYLEAIGYTEHGFRHAEIVSSTAYRILRELGYPEEEALLAQIAGYLHDIGNMLGRHHHNRISALLAKDVLEELNLGLAEITRVMMAIIGHEEDEGVIVPDPVGAALLIADKSDVHRSRVRNPSSVSEDIHDRVNFAATNSELIIKKGNGTEVAGIIQLMVTIDTRISQVIDYFEIFLSRMNASRKAAKILNCNFYLYINNTRMA, encoded by the coding sequence TTGAGGATCCTTACTTCTGAATTTATTGAGAAACTTAAACAGAGTGAGAGGGCAAGGCAGTATATAACCAATGCAGACAAATATCTTGAGGCAATTGGCTACACCGAACATGGCTTCAGGCATGCTGAGATAGTATCCAGCACAGCCTACAGGATTCTCAGGGAGCTTGGTTATCCTGAAGAGGAGGCACTTCTTGCCCAGATAGCTGGATATCTGCATGATATTGGTAACATGCTCGGAAGGCATCACCATAACAGAATCAGTGCTCTTCTTGCAAAGGATGTCCTTGAGGAACTAAATCTTGGTCTTGCTGAGATAACGAGGGTAATGATGGCTATTATAGGTCATGAGGAGGATGAAGGTGTCATTGTGCCGGATCCTGTTGGAGCTGCACTTCTTATAGCAGACAAATCGGATGTTCACAGAAGCAGGGTAAGGAATCCCTCCAGTGTATCAGAGGACATCCATGACAGGGTTAATTTTGCTGCAACAAATTCAGAACTTATTATAAAAAAGGGTAATGGCACAGAAGTAGCCGGAATAATTCAGCTCATGGTAACGATTGATACAAGGATTTCTCAGGTTATAGATTATTTTGAGATCTTTCTCTCAAGGATGAATGCATCCAGAAAGGCTGCAAAGATACTCAACTGTAATTTTTATCTTTATATCAACAATACAAGGATGGCCTGA
- the yajC gene encoding preprotein translocase subunit YajC, with amino-acid sequence MFDLAWAMGPQPQGQQPGGLGALLSTLIPFILIFVIFYFLLIRPQQKRAKEHQKMLESLKRGDKVITAGGIYGVVEAVGTNTVTLKIAENVKVKFGKAYIAAKRPDTEED; translated from the coding sequence ATGTTTGATTTAGCATGGGCAATGGGGCCCCAGCCACAGGGACAGCAACCAGGAGGCCTTGGAGCTCTTCTGAGCACACTGATTCCCTTTATACTGATCTTTGTGATCTTTTATTTTCTCCTGATCAGACCACAGCAGAAGAGGGCAAAGGAGCACCAGAAGATGCTTGAGTCCCTGAAAAGGGGCGACAAGGTTATAACTGCTGGTGGTATTTATGGAGTTGTCGAGGCAGTTGGAACAAATACAGTGACATTGAAGATTGCTGAGAATGTGAAGGTTAAATTTGGCAAGGCATATATTGCTGCCAAGAGACCCGATACAGAAGAGGATTAA
- a CDS encoding TIGR04219 family outer membrane beta-barrel protein, giving the protein MSRIIYSVIIVSLLIPAIAGAIGFEASIGAWNQDPEGYVSYKPVTSADRLDIEQDLNYDKETKVFGRLKIDMPLVIPNIYLMATPSRFDGRGQKDVSFKFGDKTFNANVPFDSEVQLDHYDIALYYGIPGLKTATLGILNIELGLNARIIDFYAEVKQPTTSISASKSATIPVPMVYAGIQVEPVDLLKIEGEFRGIAYSSNHYYDIIGRLKLNPFGPLFIAGGYRYEDVKIDYSDIEAEFKLKGPFLEAGIEF; this is encoded by the coding sequence ATGAGCAGGATAATCTATTCAGTTATTATTGTGAGTTTATTAATCCCTGCAATTGCAGGAGCAATAGGCTTTGAGGCATCCATCGGTGCATGGAATCAGGACCCGGAAGGTTATGTGAGCTATAAACCAGTAACGAGTGCAGACAGGCTTGATATTGAACAGGACCTTAATTATGATAAGGAGACAAAGGTTTTCGGGAGACTCAAGATTGATATGCCCCTCGTGATACCGAATATCTATCTAATGGCGACTCCGAGCAGATTTGACGGAAGGGGTCAGAAAGATGTGAGCTTTAAATTCGGTGATAAGACCTTTAATGCCAATGTACCCTTTGATTCAGAGGTTCAGCTTGACCATTATGACATTGCCCTTTATTACGGAATACCAGGGCTCAAGACTGCCACACTGGGTATTTTAAATATAGAGCTTGGACTCAATGCAAGGATAATTGATTTCTATGCAGAGGTTAAACAGCCTACAACCAGTATTTCTGCATCCAAAAGTGCTACTATACCTGTTCCAATGGTCTATGCAGGAATACAGGTAGAACCCGTTGATCTTTTAAAGATAGAAGGTGAATTCAGAGGAATTGCCTACAGCTCCAATCATTATTATGATATTATCGGAAGACTGAAATTGAACCCCTTTGGTCCGCTTTTTATAGCCGGTGGTTACAGATATGAGGATGTAAAGATTGATTACTCAGATATTGAAGCGGAGTTTAAACTCAAGGGACCTTTTCTAGAGGCAGGGATCGAGTTTTAG
- a CDS encoding SurA N-terminal domain-containing protein, with protein MMRGFLFLIAPFILLFPLLTSGGVIIDEVVAVINNEPITWSELYREMDFLVSEEVRNLPPSEKRKFFESNREFLLEGYINSRIILKEAKYLGIDASKEEVDEAIERIKKKYSMDDATFLETLKKEGYTTQTYRKALSEQLIISKIVSQEIRSRIVVTEGEIKTYLEKHPELTGPEHIRLRQIFLKRPKDSEIESFQKKLDTLVEKLRSEPFERLVLLYSEDLRIPGGDLGYIKISDLSPQFREAIKGLKTGDISRPFWTEKGLYILKVEERIGGMTQEEAQRYVRQILESEKFDKLYRRWLKGLREKYYIEIKSES; from the coding sequence ATGATGAGGGGTTTTCTATTTCTTATTGCTCCCTTTATTCTTCTTTTCCCACTGTTAACCTCAGGTGGTGTTATTATTGATGAGGTTGTGGCTGTTATCAACAATGAACCCATAACCTGGAGTGAACTTTACAGAGAGATGGATTTCCTTGTGTCTGAAGAGGTCAGAAATCTGCCTCCTTCCGAGAAGAGAAAATTTTTTGAATCAAACAGAGAATTTCTTCTTGAGGGATATATTAATTCACGGATTATCCTTAAGGAGGCGAAGTACCTGGGAATAGATGCCTCAAAGGAGGAGGTTGATGAGGCAATTGAGAGGATAAAGAAAAAGTACTCAATGGATGATGCCACCTTTCTTGAGACGCTGAAAAAGGAGGGGTATACCACCCAGACTTACAGAAAAGCCCTTTCAGAACAGCTCATAATAAGTAAGATTGTATCCCAGGAAATAAGAAGCAGGATAGTAGTGACAGAAGGTGAGATAAAGACCTATCTTGAAAAACATCCTGAATTAACAGGTCCAGAACACATCAGACTCAGGCAGATATTTCTTAAAAGGCCAAAGGATTCAGAGATAGAATCCTTTCAGAAAAAGCTCGACACTCTTGTTGAAAAGCTTAGATCTGAACCCTTTGAAAGGCTGGTGCTTCTTTATTCCGAGGATTTAAGAATCCCCGGAGGAGATCTCGGTTATATTAAAATCTCAGATCTTTCACCCCAGTTCAGAGAGGCGATTAAAGGTCTGAAAACAGGAGATATAAGCAGGCCCTTCTGGACAGAAAAAGGTCTTTACATACTGAAGGTAGAGGAACGTATAGGTGGAATGACCCAGGAAGAGGCGCAGAGATATGTCCGCCAGATACTTGAGTCTGAGAAATTTGATAAATTATACAGAAGATGGTTAAAGGGACTCAGGGAAAAATATTATATTGAGATAAAGTCTGAGTCCTGA
- a CDS encoding peptidyl-prolyl cis-trans isomerase yields MKKLGFLLTLLLLFLYGCSRNAITVDGEGIPKEVYNAVVKERLEAHKAMGIKFDEKALRRTVADELIAEVLLLKEVRSRKIEVKEDEVKKIIDSMRGNKTEEEFRKEVKKAGLSYDTFKTRVRNRLLIAKLMEELVKDDSVTEKDMMDFYKKSQVPFLKPETVFVKIVQLNTEDDAKKAMEAIKKGEDFDKLADRLLKENKASVTDYGWLNPDTISKEIGEAMKTAKLNQAYGPYKGKDNSYYIFRIKEREASRVLSFNEAKPQIKAMILQQRRQELMAHLVDVNRKKAKIKYNISF; encoded by the coding sequence ATGAAAAAACTGGGTTTTTTGCTCACCCTGCTCCTGCTCTTCCTTTACGGTTGTAGCAGGAATGCCATTACTGTCGATGGAGAGGGTATACCAAAGGAGGTTTATAATGCTGTTGTTAAGGAGAGACTTGAGGCCCATAAGGCAATGGGTATCAAGTTTGATGAAAAGGCACTGAGAAGAACTGTTGCTGATGAGCTTATTGCAGAGGTTCTGCTTTTAAAAGAGGTAAGGTCAAGAAAGATAGAGGTAAAAGAGGATGAGGTAAAAAAGATAATTGATTCAATGAGAGGCAATAAAACAGAAGAGGAATTCAGAAAAGAGGTTAAAAAGGCAGGTCTTTCCTACGATACCTTTAAGACCAGAGTAAGAAACAGACTGCTAATAGCTAAACTCATGGAAGAACTTGTAAAGGATGATTCCGTGACAGAAAAGGATATGATGGATTTTTACAAAAAGAGCCAGGTTCCCTTTCTCAAACCCGAGACGGTTTTTGTTAAGATTGTCCAGTTAAATACAGAGGATGACGCAAAGAAAGCGATGGAGGCAATAAAGAAGGGAGAAGATTTTGATAAACTTGCTGATAGACTTTTAAAGGAGAATAAGGCATCCGTTACTGATTATGGCTGGCTGAACCCTGACACAATATCCAAAGAGATAGGCGAAGCAATGAAGACAGCGAAACTCAATCAGGCATACGGTCCTTACAAGGGCAAGGACAATTCCTATTATATCTTCAGGATAAAGGAAAGGGAGGCATCAAGGGTTCTTTCCTTTAATGAGGCAAAGCCCCAGATAAAGGCAATGATACTCCAGCAGAGAAGACAGGAATTGATGGCCCATCTTGTTGATGTAAACAGGAAGAAGGCAAAGATAAAATACAATATAAGTTTTTAA